From Schaalia sp. ZJ405, one genomic window encodes:
- a CDS encoding ABC transporter permease has protein sequence MFVRMLWGALTRRGNRHAMIALTVALGACVATSMLSVMFDVGDKVNQELKSYGANIVVRPQGSAVLEDLYGTDSTMGQSSYLRENELGKIKTIFWTYNILDFTPLLPVTVTDDSDDHVTVTGTWFDHHLALETGESVTTGLDKLRGWWSLEGQWVGDDDPNGAVIGSRYASVRHVSIGDTIHVRRNGEPIALVVRGIFTSGDEADEQIYVPLAIAQNLLGQPGVVSSVEVSALTTPDNDLARKAAKNPNSLSVTERETWYCTAYVSSIAYQIEEVMTDSVARPVRQVAESEGTILEKTQLLMVLVTVLALVASALAIANLVTANVMERSSEIGLMKAVGARGRSIIALFLTEIVVVGLVGGLVGYAAGLGVAQLIGLMVFRSSIAFAPVVAALVAVLVALVVLGASIPAIRYLLRLNAAEVLHGR, from the coding sequence ATGTTTGTCCGGATGCTATGGGGAGCGCTGACTCGCCGAGGAAACCGACACGCGATGATTGCCCTGACCGTGGCTTTGGGGGCGTGCGTTGCCACGAGCATGCTGTCGGTGATGTTTGATGTTGGCGATAAGGTCAACCAGGAACTCAAATCCTACGGTGCAAATATCGTCGTGCGTCCCCAGGGGTCGGCGGTCTTAGAAGACCTCTACGGAACAGACTCCACGATGGGACAGAGTTCGTATCTGCGTGAAAACGAGCTCGGGAAGATCAAGACGATTTTCTGGACCTACAACATCCTCGACTTCACGCCGCTGCTGCCCGTGACGGTCACCGATGATTCAGACGATCACGTCACCGTGACGGGAACATGGTTTGATCATCACCTGGCGCTGGAAACCGGAGAGAGCGTGACCACGGGCCTGGACAAACTTCGCGGGTGGTGGAGTCTGGAAGGCCAGTGGGTCGGTGACGACGATCCGAACGGCGCAGTCATCGGCTCACGCTATGCATCTGTCCGTCACGTATCCATTGGCGATACCATCCACGTGAGGCGAAATGGCGAGCCAATCGCCCTTGTTGTCCGAGGAATTTTTACCTCCGGTGACGAGGCCGATGAGCAAATCTACGTGCCTCTTGCGATCGCCCAGAACCTGCTGGGACAGCCGGGCGTTGTCTCCAGTGTCGAGGTGTCGGCGCTGACAACTCCCGACAATGACCTGGCGCGCAAGGCCGCGAAGAATCCGAACTCGCTGTCCGTGACGGAACGGGAAACCTGGTACTGCACCGCGTATGTCTCATCAATTGCCTACCAGATCGAGGAAGTCATGACGGACTCGGTTGCCAGGCCCGTCCGACAGGTCGCAGAGTCCGAAGGCACAATCCTTGAAAAGACTCAGCTGCTCATGGTCCTCGTCACCGTGCTGGCCCTCGTTGCCTCGGCCCTCGCTATCGCTAACCTTGTGACAGCGAATGTCATGGAGCGTTCCTCCGAGATCGGCCTGATGAAAGCCGTCGGTGCGAGAGGACGGTCGATTATTGCGCTTTTCCTCACGGAAATCGTTGTTGTGGGCCTCGTTGGTGGACTCGTCGGATATGCCGCAGGTCTGGGCGTTGCTCAGCTCATCGGCCTGATGGTTTTCCGTTCATCAATTGCTTTTGCTCCGGTTGTTGCCGCGTTGGTTGCCGTCCTCGTGGCGCTCGTTGTTCTTGGGGCATCAATTCCTGCGATCCGCTACCTTCTGCGCTTGAACGCCGCCGAAGTTCTTCACGGAAGGTGA
- a CDS encoding ABC transporter permease, producing MTRRSMFFRMVLSSILRRRSRVFIAILAVAIGGTTLSGLATIAIDVPAQMAREVRSYGANLVVTPGEDSSALADADLKSVAERVESEALIGYAAFDYETVVVNDQPYVGAGIDFEAAKTVNPFWYIDGDWPQGSGQVLIGEEIASTIGVTVGDQIDVSLLNATSQSGSAAIDTSKPLKGDAAAPGMDIFTGTSGSGECAHDHEAAQSGNSENHSDHAGHGNHAGHASAPGNSDHAGHDAHAGHSGHGDHPGHGDHAAHGDHADHSDHVGHGDDAGHGETRESSSSMTQAAHASANADTPATVTLTVSGILKTGGNDDQYLFMGYSDMSTLTGQQPHYSLAEYSVALEGEQLAGLVDSINTQVDGVHAQTVKRLAQSDTGVLEMLRSLLLIVTVIVLALTIIGVSTTMVAVVTERRNEIGLRKALGATSTSIVWEFIGEGVVLGLIGGIIGAALGFGLAALVSLNVFHRTIAVNPLIIIVTILASVAVSVIACLSPVRRAAAVDPALVLRGE from the coding sequence ATGACTCGTCGTTCAATGTTCTTCCGGATGGTGCTCTCATCCATTCTTCGTCGCCGCTCGCGCGTGTTCATTGCGATCCTCGCCGTTGCCATCGGCGGAACAACTCTGTCGGGCCTGGCAACGATTGCCATTGACGTGCCTGCGCAGATGGCCAGGGAAGTGCGATCCTACGGGGCAAACCTCGTGGTCACTCCAGGCGAGGACTCGTCTGCGCTGGCAGATGCGGATCTGAAATCGGTGGCCGAGCGTGTGGAATCGGAGGCGCTCATTGGATATGCCGCTTTCGATTACGAAACCGTTGTTGTCAACGATCAGCCGTATGTGGGGGCCGGAATCGACTTCGAGGCAGCGAAAACCGTCAACCCCTTCTGGTATATCGACGGAGACTGGCCTCAGGGCTCAGGACAGGTGCTCATTGGCGAGGAAATCGCGTCGACAATCGGTGTCACAGTCGGTGATCAGATCGACGTGTCACTGCTCAACGCGACATCTCAGTCAGGTTCTGCCGCTATCGACACGTCGAAACCACTCAAAGGTGACGCTGCCGCACCTGGAATGGACATCTTCACGGGAACCAGCGGCTCAGGTGAGTGCGCTCATGATCACGAGGCAGCTCAGTCGGGCAATAGCGAAAACCACAGCGACCATGCGGGTCACGGCAATCATGCGGGCCACGCCAGCGCTCCCGGGAACAGTGATCATGCGGGTCATGACGCCCACGCCGGGCACTCAGGTCACGGTGACCATCCCGGGCACGGTGACCACGCTGCACATGGTGACCACGCCGATCACAGTGACCACGTAGGCCACGGTGACGATGCCGGCCACGGGGAAACGCGCGAGTCGTCCTCGTCAATGACCCAGGCCGCGCACGCATCGGCCAACGCGGACACCCCGGCCACAGTGACGCTGACGGTGTCCGGGATCTTGAAAACCGGAGGAAACGACGACCAATACCTGTTCATGGGGTATTCGGATATGTCCACACTCACGGGGCAACAACCGCATTACTCACTCGCTGAATACTCGGTTGCTCTTGAGGGCGAGCAGTTGGCGGGCCTTGTTGATTCGATCAATACGCAGGTCGACGGCGTTCACGCTCAGACCGTGAAACGTCTTGCGCAGTCTGACACAGGGGTCCTTGAGATGCTGCGATCTCTCCTCCTCATCGTCACCGTCATTGTCCTGGCGCTGACAATCATCGGTGTGTCGACGACGATGGTGGCCGTTGTGACCGAGCGTCGCAACGAAATCGGGCTACGGAAAGCCCTGGGTGCAACCTCGACATCCATCGTCTGGGAGTTCATCGGCGAGGGCGTTGTCCTTGGACTCATCGGTGGCATTATCGGCGCTGCGCTGGGCTTCGGCCTCGCCGCACTCGTGTCCCTGAACGTCTTCCACCGGACGATCGCCGTGAACCCCCTGATCATCATCGTGACGATCCTCGCGTCCGTTGCCGTGTCCGTCATCGCGTGCCTGTCGCCCGTGCGTCGCGCCGCAGCTGTTGATCCCGCGCTCGTCTTGCGCGGAGAATGA
- the feoB gene encoding ferrous iron transport protein B, with translation MPGVAAASSPSHREGGQPTILLVGNPNVGKSTLFNQLTGARQAVINAPGTTVEVMSGTWGAIDARLLDMPGTYSLIANSQDEQVVVDTLAGAPGSFTDPIRGGGVDLVLVVLDATAMTRSLYLLGQVARTGQPVAALVTLSDVVEHEGESVDVAALGATLGIPVMAIDPRRNAGIEGVADMVTAALHTRPRVKGITPSPAAPGYAKAAATETTISDDDRGLLDDAEIDGDDMPALTDVLAQADELFAWVENVETQAFGKRADQAKLSRSDKIDRFLLHPLVGIPVFFALMWFLFKIAGEWVGPVQDFFDQLFTNEDPGAVSVAQAINALLGFFGWDQSWLHGLLIGGIATGLGVVASFLPLMFVIFLMISILEDSGYMARAAFLGDRVMRAIGLDGRVIMPLIMGFGCNLPSLAATRTLPSARQRLVTTLITPYTSCAARLTIYLMISRIFFPNNAGTVVFILYMLSLTLVILGALVLKPFVTRGETQAPLMLVLPAYQMPRILVTLKNTWMRAWAFVTGAGKIIVAMSFVVWLMSAIPVTAGHAFADEDLAMEDSLYGATAQALVPVFAPTGFGEWHMTGALMTGFVAKETVISSIVTSYNLDPEVAGGDAEDGGSDLGSLPQLVTESFRSSAGNAAPIAAFGFMVFVLAYTPCLATVAEQARQIGGKRTAAAVVVQLAAAWILAVAIFQVGKLFL, from the coding sequence ATGCCCGGAGTGGCCGCTGCCTCATCGCCCTCGCACCGCGAAGGGGGACAGCCAACCATTCTTCTTGTGGGCAACCCCAACGTTGGGAAATCAACGCTATTTAATCAGCTCACCGGGGCGCGCCAAGCCGTGATCAACGCGCCGGGAACCACCGTTGAGGTCATGTCGGGAACGTGGGGTGCCATTGACGCCCGGCTCCTCGACATGCCGGGAACCTACTCTCTGATCGCGAACTCGCAGGACGAACAGGTTGTTGTTGACACCCTCGCCGGAGCCCCCGGTTCTTTTACCGATCCGATCCGAGGAGGGGGCGTCGACCTCGTCCTCGTTGTTCTTGATGCCACGGCGATGACGCGCTCACTGTATCTCCTCGGCCAAGTCGCCCGAACAGGACAACCCGTTGCCGCCCTCGTCACCCTGAGTGACGTTGTTGAACACGAAGGGGAATCCGTTGACGTTGCGGCGCTGGGGGCAACGCTTGGAATTCCTGTCATGGCGATTGACCCCCGCAGAAATGCCGGCATCGAAGGGGTTGCCGACATGGTGACCGCAGCCCTGCACACTCGTCCTCGTGTCAAAGGAATCACCCCGAGCCCCGCGGCACCCGGGTACGCCAAAGCCGCCGCCACGGAGACGACAATTTCCGACGATGACCGTGGCCTCCTCGACGACGCGGAGATTGACGGCGATGATATGCCGGCTCTGACGGATGTCCTCGCACAGGCCGATGAACTCTTTGCCTGGGTTGAAAATGTTGAAACACAGGCCTTCGGTAAGCGCGCTGATCAGGCAAAACTCTCTCGATCTGACAAAATTGACCGATTCCTCCTGCACCCGCTTGTGGGGATCCCCGTGTTCTTTGCGCTCATGTGGTTCCTTTTCAAGATCGCAGGGGAATGGGTGGGGCCCGTCCAGGATTTCTTTGATCAGCTTTTTACCAATGAAGACCCCGGAGCCGTCTCTGTTGCCCAGGCGATTAATGCGCTGCTGGGATTCTTCGGATGGGATCAATCGTGGCTTCACGGGCTCCTCATCGGCGGGATTGCAACGGGACTTGGGGTTGTTGCCTCCTTCCTGCCGTTGATGTTCGTCATATTCCTCATGATTTCGATCCTTGAAGACTCCGGGTACATGGCTAGAGCGGCATTCCTCGGTGATCGTGTCATGCGAGCCATTGGTCTTGACGGACGAGTCATTATGCCGTTAATCATGGGTTTTGGCTGCAATCTTCCCTCTTTGGCTGCCACGCGCACCCTGCCAAGTGCCAGGCAACGCCTCGTGACAACACTGATCACGCCCTACACCTCGTGTGCCGCGCGGCTGACGATTTACCTGATGATCTCCCGGATCTTCTTCCCCAACAACGCCGGCACCGTTGTCTTCATCCTCTACATGCTCTCGCTGACCCTGGTGATCCTCGGGGCGCTCGTCCTGAAGCCTTTCGTGACGCGCGGTGAAACGCAGGCGCCTCTAATGCTCGTTCTTCCCGCCTACCAGATGCCGCGCATCCTCGTGACGCTTAAAAACACGTGGATGAGGGCCTGGGCATTCGTTACCGGCGCCGGCAAAATCATCGTTGCCATGTCCTTCGTTGTGTGGCTCATGAGTGCGATTCCCGTAACGGCGGGACACGCCTTCGCCGATGAGGACCTGGCGATGGAGGACTCTCTCTACGGCGCAACCGCTCAGGCACTTGTCCCGGTTTTCGCTCCCACAGGCTTTGGTGAATGGCACATGACGGGGGCGCTGATGACCGGATTCGTTGCGAAAGAAACCGTGATCTCGTCAATCGTCACCTCCTACAACCTCGACCCCGAAGTCGCCGGAGGCGACGCCGAAGACGGCGGCAGCGACCTGGGGTCCCTCCCGCAGCTCGTCACCGAATCTTTCCGGTCATCTGCCGGGAATGCCGCCCCCATCGCCGCCTTCGGCTTCATGGTGTTTGTTCTGGCATACACCCCCTGTCTGGCAACAGTTGCCGAACAGGCTCGCCAGATCGGTGGGAAACGGACCGCCGCCGCGGTTGTTGTTCAGCTGGCCGCTGCGTGGATCCTCGCAGTGGCAATCTTCCAAGTGGGAAAGCTGTTCCTATGA
- a CDS encoding FAD:protein FMN transferase, whose protein sequence is MAQQTEVRIVPNGGDTYGWSVSFPAMGTRVDISGWGGDLHAITEAACSVVAHDEALFSVFRPDSDISRLNCFASASLSPPFSGDEDAAAVDALTDELLRDACELSRACGGVFTPLIGALVDLWDVKGRHQAFLDGAGIRPLPTSEDIEAALAATSLERIHRLAPRRWVLGVDGRSQRRRGHLSDMKDSGGIDARSSSFMGINPRVDLGGIAKGLTADRLAERIMELGAGGVLVSLGTSSVTVRGTRVDGSVWKVGLRDPGASESRWVGWVPLGEESSRGAQTSPGQAPSSVRRTRSDSQGPTGGFRALATSGDYVGPALLRALAPRTQGIDVLGEDDVNAGRASGAKSQDRQGRVPRSTARTESQAEFLEGMFLHHIIDPRTGRPSSGPFRQVSVLSQSGVMAEALSTAILIGGVECVDEEAIERWAMHRGLDPRWSFIALGDRAEDVVCSPGAQWMPRESLAP, encoded by the coding sequence GTGGCTCAACAAACTGAAGTCCGCATCGTCCCCAATGGTGGCGACACCTATGGTTGGTCCGTGTCTTTCCCCGCGATGGGAACCCGCGTCGACATCAGCGGGTGGGGCGGAGACCTCCACGCAATCACCGAAGCAGCATGCTCCGTGGTTGCTCACGATGAGGCACTCTTTTCCGTGTTCCGCCCCGATTCGGATATTTCACGGCTCAACTGCTTCGCCTCCGCGTCACTTTCTCCGCCATTTTCAGGGGACGAGGACGCAGCCGCCGTGGATGCCCTGACCGATGAGCTCCTGCGTGACGCCTGCGAACTCTCACGTGCCTGCGGCGGAGTGTTCACGCCACTCATCGGTGCGCTTGTTGACCTGTGGGATGTCAAGGGACGTCACCAGGCGTTCCTCGACGGCGCAGGTATTCGTCCTCTTCCCACGTCCGAGGATATCGAGGCGGCGCTCGCGGCCACCTCGCTTGAGAGGATCCATCGTCTCGCGCCTCGTCGATGGGTATTGGGGGTTGATGGTCGGTCACAGAGAAGACGGGGACACCTCAGCGATATGAAGGATTCGGGTGGCATCGACGCCCGCTCGTCCTCGTTCATGGGAATCAACCCGCGCGTTGACCTGGGAGGGATCGCGAAGGGGCTGACGGCGGATCGCCTGGCTGAGCGGATCATGGAGCTGGGCGCAGGTGGGGTGCTGGTGTCCCTGGGAACCTCGTCCGTGACGGTACGGGGAACCAGAGTGGATGGGAGTGTCTGGAAAGTCGGTTTACGTGACCCCGGAGCAAGCGAAAGCCGATGGGTTGGATGGGTGCCACTCGGTGAAGAAAGCTCCCGTGGTGCGCAGACATCGCCTGGCCAAGCGCCCAGTTCCGTCAGAAGAACACGCAGTGATTCCCAGGGGCCCACGGGTGGATTCCGGGCACTGGCAACCTCGGGTGACTACGTGGGGCCGGCTCTCCTTCGGGCACTCGCCCCCCGGACGCAGGGGATCGATGTTCTTGGCGAGGACGACGTGAATGCCGGGCGCGCAAGCGGCGCGAAGTCACAGGATCGTCAGGGACGCGTTCCTCGCAGTACTGCGCGCACTGAGAGCCAGGCGGAATTCCTTGAAGGGATGTTCCTCCATCACATCATTGACCCGCGGACAGGGCGTCCCTCCTCGGGGCCTTTTCGTCAGGTGAGTGTCCTGAGTCAGTCCGGAGTCATGGCTGAGGCGCTGTCAACCGCGATTCTCATCGGTGGCGTTGAATGTGTTGACGAGGAAGCGATTGAGCGTTGGGCCATGCATCGAGGTCTTGATCCGCGGTGGTCATTCATCGCACTGGGGGATCGGGCCGAGGACGTGGTGTGTTCCCCCGGTGCGCAGTGGATGCCGCGCGAATCGTTGGCGCCCTGA
- a CDS encoding FeoA family protein: MLLSSCVPNTRGRLLAVNVEPAHRLRLEELGVRVGAQFFLANRAAFGGIVVNIAGTRVAVDARSARRIEVEELA, translated from the coding sequence ATGTTGCTTTCCTCTTGCGTGCCAAACACCCGAGGGCGGCTCCTCGCCGTCAATGTTGAGCCGGCTCATCGTCTGCGCCTCGAAGAGCTTGGCGTGCGCGTGGGAGCCCAATTCTTCTTGGCTAATCGCGCGGCATTCGGAGGAATCGTCGTCAACATTGCAGGGACCCGCGTTGCCGTTGATGCGCGCAGTGCCCGCCGGATCGAGGTTGAAGAACTCGCATGA
- a CDS encoding FMN-binding protein, whose product MSQWGSMMGLTAMILAACSTQPTIDMSIPMRDGEWTGLSNPDEQGAVGALTITVKDGKITRSEYQTEESDGHLKDSDYGKDSSGKVFNKDYYDRAQKAVESFAQYSQKLTETGDLTQVDVISGATVAHSQFVQAAIRAISAAQGVNNDASADKIDIPGLNTGTESTDPTLDEDLGGSTN is encoded by the coding sequence ATGAGTCAGTGGGGATCAATGATGGGGCTGACCGCAATGATCCTTGCGGCATGTTCGACTCAGCCAACGATCGACATGTCCATCCCCATGCGAGACGGCGAATGGACCGGGCTGTCCAACCCGGATGAACAAGGAGCCGTTGGCGCGCTGACAATCACCGTCAAAGATGGGAAAATCACCCGATCCGAGTACCAGACTGAGGAATCAGATGGGCATCTCAAAGACTCAGACTACGGGAAAGATTCCTCTGGCAAGGTCTTCAACAAGGACTACTACGATCGCGCCCAAAAGGCCGTTGAATCCTTCGCCCAGTATTCCCAAAAGCTCACCGAAACCGGTGACCTCACTCAAGTTGACGTGATCTCGGGGGCAACCGTTGCCCACAGCCAGTTCGTGCAAGCCGCGATCCGCGCGATCTCAGCCGCTCAGGGAGTCAACAACGACGCCTCAGCTGACAAGATCGACATTCCTGGACTCAACACCGGCACGGAATCCACAGATCCCACCCTCGATGAGGACCTGGGTGGCTCAACAAACTGA
- a CDS encoding SLC13 family permease, with protein MGIPITHEATTVAPGTQEKAPDSGTWKRQIIGIVSGLALAALVFFLFPASGVDQINEIAQASAAAKGEEFVPFTDIGLRVVACAAVLLGVWWMTEAIPLAATALLPLVIFPAFQVATFKEVAAPYASDTIYLFMGGFMIALAMQKWNLHVRIALGVVLLVGTKPRQLVLGFMIATGFMSMWVSNTATAVVMLPIGLSVLKLVAELVGGMAQIRKFATSLMLGIAYAASIGSVATIIGTPPNALLVAYLSENHDIHIGFGQWMLVGAPLAVIFLLFAWWLMVFVLFKPEISEIPGGRELIENQWKELGRMRRPEISVLLIFLLAALSWVFVPFILDLTGATLVISDSLIGMTAALLLFLIPADFAKGTRLLDWKTAAELPWDVLLLFGGGLSLSAMFSKLGLSLWIGEQSKALGVLPMILILAAITTIIIFLTELTSNTATAAAFLPIMGGIAMGIGLTTDNPMNVMLLAVPVALAATFAFMLPVATPPNAIAYSSGYVKIGDMVKTGVWLNLAGIVLIPLVVLLIGVPVFGLTF; from the coding sequence GTGGGAATCCCTATCACACACGAAGCGACAACGGTCGCCCCAGGAACTCAAGAAAAAGCACCTGACTCGGGCACCTGGAAACGTCAGATCATTGGCATCGTCAGCGGACTTGCGTTGGCGGCGCTCGTATTCTTCCTCTTCCCGGCCTCAGGCGTGGACCAGATTAACGAAATCGCTCAGGCGTCGGCCGCAGCAAAAGGTGAGGAATTCGTTCCTTTCACCGACATCGGGCTGCGGGTCGTCGCATGTGCGGCAGTACTTCTTGGAGTCTGGTGGATGACTGAGGCAATCCCCCTGGCAGCAACAGCGCTGCTGCCATTGGTAATCTTCCCAGCTTTCCAAGTGGCAACATTCAAAGAAGTTGCCGCTCCCTACGCCTCTGACACGATCTACCTCTTCATGGGTGGATTCATGATCGCCCTGGCAATGCAGAAATGGAATCTCCACGTCAGGATCGCCCTCGGTGTGGTTCTGCTCGTCGGCACGAAACCACGCCAACTCGTCCTCGGGTTCATGATCGCGACAGGATTCATGTCGATGTGGGTGTCCAACACAGCAACGGCGGTTGTTATGCTGCCGATTGGCCTGTCGGTCCTCAAACTCGTTGCAGAGCTGGTCGGCGGAATGGCCCAGATTCGGAAATTTGCAACATCTCTCATGCTCGGTATCGCATACGCGGCATCAATTGGCTCCGTTGCAACGATCATTGGCACACCGCCGAACGCTCTCCTCGTTGCCTATCTGTCAGAAAATCACGACATTCACATCGGCTTCGGGCAATGGATGCTCGTGGGAGCTCCACTCGCTGTGATCTTCCTGCTCTTTGCCTGGTGGCTCATGGTGTTCGTCCTCTTCAAGCCGGAGATCTCCGAGATTCCCGGTGGCCGCGAACTCATTGAGAATCAGTGGAAAGAACTTGGGCGGATGCGTCGCCCGGAGATCAGCGTCCTGCTGATCTTCCTTCTCGCGGCGCTGTCATGGGTGTTTGTTCCGTTCATCCTTGACCTCACGGGTGCGACTCTGGTGATCTCTGATTCGCTCATTGGCATGACGGCAGCCCTCCTCCTCTTCCTCATCCCCGCGGACTTCGCGAAAGGAACGCGCCTGCTGGATTGGAAGACTGCGGCTGAACTTCCGTGGGATGTTCTTCTCCTCTTTGGAGGTGGCCTGTCCCTGTCGGCGATGTTCTCCAAGCTCGGATTGTCCCTGTGGATCGGTGAACAGTCGAAGGCTCTGGGCGTCCTCCCGATGATTCTCATCCTCGCGGCGATCACGACAATCATCATCTTCCTGACGGAACTGACATCCAATACCGCCACGGCGGCCGCGTTCCTGCCGATCATGGGTGGCATTGCGATGGGCATCGGCCTGACGACTGACAACCCGATGAACGTCATGCTTCTCGCTGTCCCCGTGGCATTGGCGGCAACCTTCGCGTTCATGCTGCCGGTGGCAACACCGCCGAATGCGATTGCCTACTCCTCGGGTTATGTGAAGATCGGCGACATGGTCAAAACGGGCGTGTGGCTCAACCTGGCGGGCATTGTCCTCATCCCGCTGGTGGTTCTTCTCATCGGCGTGCCAGTGTTTGGCCTGACCTTCTAA
- a CDS encoding ABC transporter ATP-binding protein, whose amino-acid sequence MTEESQSPLLDLRGVSKIYGELHALDNVSLEIPRGQWLSIVGPSGSGKTTMMNIVGCMDTASQGTVMLDGADISDLTTNELTEIRCQTIGLVFQQFHLIPHLTAVENIMVAQYYHSVPDEKEAMEALDRVGLADRATHLPRQLSGGEQQRVCVARALINYPKLLLADEPTGNLDEKNEEIVLNLFQQLHREGTTLMVVTHDALVASQGQREIRLDHGRIIKETWHDHDSENPRTQGKDTVTL is encoded by the coding sequence ATGACCGAAGAATCGCAATCGCCGCTGCTGGACCTGCGCGGTGTGTCAAAGATCTACGGCGAGCTGCACGCCCTGGACAACGTATCCCTCGAAATCCCCCGCGGACAGTGGCTATCCATCGTTGGCCCTTCCGGATCAGGGAAAACAACAATGATGAATATCGTCGGCTGCATGGACACGGCGAGCCAGGGAACCGTCATGCTTGACGGCGCCGACATCTCCGACCTGACAACCAACGAACTCACGGAGATCCGCTGCCAGACCATCGGCCTCGTGTTCCAGCAGTTCCACCTCATTCCACACCTGACGGCAGTGGAAAACATCATGGTCGCCCAGTACTACCACTCGGTTCCCGATGAGAAAGAAGCGATGGAAGCCCTCGATCGTGTTGGCCTTGCGGACCGGGCAACACACCTTCCCCGTCAGCTTTCCGGTGGTGAACAGCAGCGCGTGTGCGTTGCTCGCGCTCTAATCAACTACCCGAAGCTGCTGCTGGCTGACGAACCGACCGGCAACCTTGACGAAAAGAACGAGGAGATCGTTCTCAATCTGTTCCAGCAGCTTCACCGCGAAGGAACAACGCTGATGGTCGTCACCCATGACGCGCTCGTTGCATCGCAAGGACAGCGAGAAATTCGTCTCGATCATGGCCGGATCATCAAAGAAACGTGGCACGATCATGACAGTGAAAATCCACGCACTCAGGGGAAGGACACGGTGACGCTGTGA